Proteins encoded together in one Chitinophaga sp. LS1 window:
- the hypD gene encoding hydrogenase formation protein HypD, giving the protein MKYISEYRDPQLVKKYLHELYRVTTRPWTLMEICGGQTHSLVKNGLLDMLPPQINMVHGPGCPVCVTSVGVLDEAMWLAQQQDVIFCSFGDMLRVPGSSQSLLHAKAAGADVRILYSPLEAVQLAIDNPSKEVVFFAVGFETTAPANALSVIQAAARGVTNYSILSSHVLVPPAMEAILGDPSNVIDGFLAAGHVCTIMGTTEYDPIALKYKVPIVVTGFEPADLLQGILMTVSQLEKGTYKVENQYARMVAREGNAMAMKAIHEVFDVSDRMWRGIGAIPDSGYEVKDAYKQYNARLKFNIHLPVREEDPDCISGDIMRGHKKPVQCPAFGGRCRPEHPLGAPMVSSEGACAAYYQYKSSVCS; this is encoded by the coding sequence ATGAAATACATCAGTGAATATCGAGATCCACAGCTGGTAAAAAAATATCTGCATGAATTGTACCGTGTCACAACACGGCCATGGACGCTGATGGAAATTTGCGGCGGACAGACGCATAGTCTGGTGAAGAATGGTTTGCTCGATATGTTGCCGCCACAGATCAATATGGTGCATGGTCCGGGTTGTCCGGTATGTGTAACGAGTGTGGGGGTGCTGGATGAGGCAATGTGGCTGGCGCAGCAACAGGATGTGATCTTTTGTTCATTTGGAGATATGTTGAGAGTGCCGGGGTCATCGCAGAGTTTACTGCATGCAAAGGCAGCGGGGGCAGATGTCCGAATCTTGTATTCTCCTTTAGAGGCGGTGCAGTTGGCAATTGATAACCCTTCGAAAGAAGTGGTGTTTTTTGCAGTAGGTTTTGAAACAACGGCACCTGCAAATGCGCTTTCAGTAATACAGGCAGCGGCAAGAGGTGTTACTAATTATAGCATCCTCTCATCGCATGTACTGGTGCCGCCGGCGATGGAAGCGATATTAGGTGACCCATCTAATGTAATAGATGGTTTTCTGGCCGCAGGGCATGTATGTACCATTATGGGTACGACGGAGTACGATCCGATTGCATTGAAATATAAAGTACCTATTGTAGTGACAGGTTTTGAACCGGCAGATTTGTTGCAGGGGATACTGATGACGGTATCACAGTTAGAGAAAGGTACATACAAAGTAGAAAATCAATATGCACGCATGGTGGCCCGGGAAGGAAATGCGATGGCGATGAAGGCGATCCATGAAGTGTTTGATGTAAGTGATAGAATGTGGAGAGGGATAGGAGCCATACCAGATAGTGGGTATGAAGTGAAGGACGCTTACAAACAGTATAATGCAAGGTTAAAGTTTAATATACATTTGCCTGTAAGAGAGGAAGACCCTGATTGTATTAGTGGTGATATAATGCGGGGGCATAAAAAACCGGTTCAATGTCCTGCCTTTGGAGGCAGGTGCAGACCAGAGCATCCTTTGGGAGCGCCGATGGTGAGCAGCGAGGGGGCATGTGCCGCTTATTACCAATATAAAAGTTCAGTATGCAGTTAA
- the hypE gene encoding hydrogenase expression/formation protein HypE, with protein MQLTCPLPSSGVGEIITLGHGSGGLMTHQLLQTEVFDLLHNDWLDQQHDGATFSLNGKVAFSTDSYVVSPLFFPGGNIGDLAINGTVNDLAMCGAMARYLSLSFIIEEGLEISLFREVLQHIKAAAQAAGVAIVTGDTKVVERGKGDQLFVNTSGIGHIHPRAAIHHNRIVPGDVVIVSGEIATHGMAIMSVRKGLEFETEVCSDTRPLHEMVGKLLDCFGEQIKFLRDPTRGGLASVLNEMTEATKLGVMMNEDSLPVNEQVAAACEMLGLDPLYVANEGIMVAIVSEAVAPTLLEVLRGMKGGEQAAIIGTVTKEHAGKVVLQSRIGGHRVVNFLPGEQLPRIC; from the coding sequence ATGCAGTTAACTTGTCCTTTACCTTCTTCTGGTGTTGGTGAGATCATTACCCTGGGTCATGGTAGTGGTGGATTGATGACACATCAGTTGTTACAAACAGAGGTGTTTGATTTATTACACAATGACTGGCTGGATCAGCAGCATGATGGGGCGACTTTTTCATTGAATGGAAAGGTGGCTTTTAGTACGGATAGTTATGTAGTGTCTCCTTTGTTTTTCCCTGGGGGGAATATTGGGGATCTGGCTATCAATGGTACGGTCAATGATCTGGCGATGTGTGGGGCGATGGCGCGGTATCTGTCATTGTCATTTATCATCGAAGAGGGGTTGGAGATATCTTTATTCAGAGAAGTGTTGCAGCATATTAAGGCGGCAGCGCAGGCAGCGGGAGTGGCGATAGTAACGGGCGATACGAAGGTGGTGGAGAGAGGAAAGGGAGATCAGTTGTTTGTAAATACATCGGGGATTGGACATATACATCCAAGGGCGGCTATTCATCATAACAGGATTGTGCCGGGTGATGTGGTGATCGTGAGTGGGGAGATTGCGACGCATGGGATGGCGATCATGAGTGTAAGGAAGGGATTGGAGTTTGAGACGGAGGTATGTAGTGATACAAGGCCATTGCATGAGATGGTGGGGAAATTATTGGATTGTTTTGGAGAGCAGATAAAGTTTTTGCGGGATCCGACGAGGGGTGGATTGGCGTCCGTGTTGAATGAAATGACGGAGGCGACGAAGTTGGGCGTGATGATGAATGAGGATAGTTTGCCAGTGAATGAGCAGGTGGCGGCGGCTTGTGAGATGTTGGGATTGGATCCGTTGTATGTGGCGAATGAGGGTATCATGGTGGCGATTGTGAGTGAGGCGGTGGCGCCCACATTGTTGGAGGTATTGAGGGGGATGAAGGGAGGAGAGCAGGCGGCGATCATTGGAACGGTGACGAAGGAGCATGCGGGGAAGGTCGTGTTGCAGAGTAGGATAGGTGGGCATAGGGTGGTGAATTTTTTGCCGGGAGAGCAGTTGCCGAGGATTTGTTAG
- a CDS encoding HypC/HybG/HupF family hydrogenase formation chaperone, with translation MCLAIPGKVITIDEGEDALFRKGKVSFSGITREVNLCMVPEAVLGDYVLVHVGVAIGVVNEEEAKEIFSYLEQMGDLEELL, from the coding sequence ATGTGTCTGGCTATACCGGGAAAAGTCATCACCATTGATGAAGGAGAAGATGCATTGTTCAGAAAAGGCAAGGTCTCTTTCAGTGGGATAACAAGAGAAGTGAATCTTTGTATGGTGCCGGAAGCGGTATTGGGAGATTATGTGTTGGTGCATGTGGGCGTGGCAATTGGGGTGGTGAATGAGGAGGAGGCGAAGGAGATCTTCTCGTATTTGGAGCAGATGGGGGATTTGGAGGAGTTATTGTGA
- a CDS encoding helix-turn-helix transcriptional regulator, protein MIFEFNSPERIGAMRAFVKATGSTIIAKGHILLPPSLGNGYMKGFDFGPNLRMMLHHYELKEELIYRRSRMGESPDTLTLNFHNTQPRKGDIRLLPAVQLPSPNLPMEVIFPANTLITTIMITIEGELLKDLLNNHSLLQQPSYLYEEIISPEIQNVAAHIITPHAPAALLNFYLRLKAEELIYLFFVDLQKRQHTTSYALNGEDVKLIYNVRNEIIKDLSITPDVKALAQQAGMSESKIQRLFKQIFGDSIYNYYQTLRMKEAAYLIKEQQLSVSETGYKLGFSNLSHFTRLFEKHIGMKPKKYSYTN, encoded by the coding sequence ATGATCTTCGAATTCAATTCTCCCGAGCGCATTGGCGCCATGCGCGCCTTTGTGAAAGCTACCGGCAGCACTATCATAGCCAAAGGCCATATCTTGCTCCCTCCTTCCCTGGGCAATGGTTATATGAAAGGCTTTGACTTCGGCCCCAACCTCCGCATGATGCTCCATCATTACGAACTCAAAGAAGAACTGATTTATAGAAGAAGCCGTATGGGAGAATCACCCGATACCCTCACCCTCAACTTCCATAACACCCAACCCCGCAAAGGAGACATCCGCCTCCTTCCCGCCGTTCAACTACCATCTCCCAACCTTCCCATGGAAGTCATTTTTCCCGCCAATACCCTCATCACTACCATCATGATCACTATCGAAGGGGAATTACTGAAGGATTTGCTCAATAATCATTCTCTCTTACAACAACCCTCCTACCTCTATGAAGAAATCATTTCCCCTGAAATTCAAAATGTAGCTGCACACATTATCACTCCCCACGCACCTGCAGCATTATTAAATTTTTACCTCCGCCTTAAAGCTGAAGAGTTGATATACCTTTTCTTTGTAGATTTACAGAAACGACAACACACTACTTCTTACGCATTGAACGGAGAAGATGTAAAGCTCATTTATAATGTACGAAATGAAATTATTAAAGACCTGAGTATTACACCCGACGTCAAAGCACTGGCACAACAAGCCGGTATGAGTGAAAGTAAAATTCAACGGTTATTTAAACAGATCTTTGGGGATAGTATCTACAATTATTACCAGACCCTGAGAATGAAGGAAGCTGCGTACCTGATTAAAGAACAACAACTATCAGTGTCGGAAACAGGGTACAAATTGGGGTTTAGTAATCTCAGCCACTTTACAAGATTGTTTGAAAAACATATAGGGATGAAACCCAAGAAATACTCCTACACGAACTAA